The genomic window CGCCTGACGGCCAGGTCACCCTCTAGGACCGACATGGCGTCGTGGGTCGACCGCGTTGGTGACTTCTTCGCGCTCGACGACGACTGGGTCCGGCCCGGCGGGGGCATCGGCCGCTCCGACGTGGTCCTCACGATCGTCTCCGTGGTCGTCTCGCTCTTCGTCCTGGAGCTGATGCGCTCCGTCGGCAGCCTGTCGCAGGTCGACGAACCCGTCTGGCAGCAGGTGCTGCTGACCGCGGTGCCCTGTCTCTTCCTGCTGCCTCGTCGGCGGTGGCCGCTGACCACCGCAGCTCTCGCGTCGGCGGGGTATCTGGCCATCGGGATCTACGTGCCGCTGATGACTAGCCTGCTCTCGACACAGATCGTCTTCTTCCTCGTCGTCCTCGCCGGCGTGGCGTGGGCACGCAACCGCAGGGCGATGGTCGCCGTCTACGCCATGATCGTCGCCGCAATGTTCCTCTGGCTCGTGTGGAGCTTCGCGGTCGGGCGTGCGCTGAGTGACATGGCCCCCGACCCCGACCCCGGGGCGCTCTTCTCCGTGACGGTCGCGGCAGCACTGATGGCGAGCATCATCAACATCCTCTACTTCGGCGGTGCGGTCATCGGGGGGCAGGTGGCCTGGCGCGGGGCCCGTCAGAGGGCCGACCTGGAGCAGCAGACCGCGACGATCCGCGATCAGGCGGAGGCATTGCGGGACAACGCGATCATCGAGGAGCGGTTGCGCATCGCCCGCGAGCTGCACGACGTCGTCGCCCACCACATCTCCGGGATCGGGGTGCAGGCGGCCGCGGCCCGTCGGGTTCTCGACACGGACCCTGAGGCGGCGAAGGGGGCCCTCGGCCGGATCGAGTCCGGCTCCCGGGATGCGGTGGGCCAGATGCGTGGCCTGCTCGGCACCCTGCGCAAGGGGGAGACTCCCCCCGGCTCGGACGGTGGCGCCGAGGCGGACGGCTGGGTCGGCGCCGACGGCTCCGACCATGCCCCGCAGCCGGGGCTGGCGGACATCCCCGAGCTGGCCGAATCGCGGGCGTCCACCTCGCTGACCGTCGTGCACGAGCTCGTCGAGGAGAGCACAGGTGACCTCGAGGGGGTCCCCGACTCGATCGGCCACTGCCTCTACCGGACCGCCCAGGAGGCACTGACCAATGTCACGCGGCACTCCAGCGCACGCACTGCCCGTGTGGCGGTGCGGGTGGACGCGGCCAGCGCGGAGATCGAGGTCACCGACGACGGTCGCCCCCGTCCCGGCACCTCGGGGACGGGCATGGGCCAGCTGGGTATCCGGGAACGGATCAACTCCCATCACGGGTCCGTCGAGATGGGACCACGCCCGTTGGGCGGGTATCGCGTCCGGGCGCGGATCCCC from Janibacter cremeus includes these protein-coding regions:
- a CDS encoding sensor histidine kinase; its protein translation is MASWVDRVGDFFALDDDWVRPGGGIGRSDVVLTIVSVVVSLFVLELMRSVGSLSQVDEPVWQQVLLTAVPCLFLLPRRRWPLTTAALASAGYLAIGIYVPLMTSLLSTQIVFFLVVLAGVAWARNRRAMVAVYAMIVAAMFLWLVWSFAVGRALSDMAPDPDPGALFSVTVAAALMASIINILYFGGAVIGGQVAWRGARQRADLEQQTATIRDQAEALRDNAIIEERLRIARELHDVVAHHISGIGVQAAAARRVLDTDPEAAKGALGRIESGSRDAVGQMRGLLGTLRKGETPPGSDGGAEADGWVGADGSDHAPQPGLADIPELAESRASTSLTVVHELVEESTGDLEGVPDSIGHCLYRTAQEALTNVTRHSSARTARVAVRVDAASAEIEVTDDGRPRPGTSGTGMGQLGIRERINSHHGSVEMGPRPLGGYRVRARIPLRSGGDS